The region AAATCCATAAATACCACATATTGCCCAGAATGTGCATCCACCCGCCGTGGAGAAAGAGATTGCTGACCAGCGGCAGGTAAGTGGCATACTGGAAAGGCTCGCGGGCAAACCGGGCGATAAAATCCGCCGGCACAAGCCCCCAGGTCTTGATGAAGCCGCCCAGGGCCGCTTCACCGAGGATCAGCTCCTGATAGAAAAAATAAAAATTGGCGACGATGAGCGCGACCGTCACCAGCGGCCGGGAACGGGAAGGAATGTTGTCGCGGAGGGGAAACATGCAGCCAGCCTCCAATAAGGGTATTTATATATATTCTACTGTCCGGGCGCCGCTTTCGCCAGTGCTGGCGGAAAATTTCCCTTTGCCGCGGGGATACTATCAGCGACAAAACGCGCGGGAGGTTGATGTATGCAAAGATTTGTTCCCGCCAGGGCCTATTTCGAACCGGCCGCCATGGAATATCCCCTGGGGCGAAAGCTCTACGACAGTCTGCGGGCGATGAAAGTGCCGGTCCAGCTCACCGGTTCGCACAACCGGGTGACCGGGCTGCCGGGGAAAACCGCGGGGGAGGCTTATCGCGAGGCCAAGCGGACCCTGGTGGTCGGGGTGAGAAAGAGCGCCGACTTCGCCACCTGCAAGCCGTCCGCCAACTATCAGCTGCCGCTCAACACCAGCTGCCCCGGAATGTGCGAATACTGCTACCTTGCCACCACCCTGGGACGACGCCCCTATCTCAGGGTTTACGTAAACATCGAGGATATCCTGGCGAAAGCCGGCGCCTACATGGCGGCCCGCGCCCCGCAAATAACCGTCTTCGAAGGCGCGGCGACCTCCGACCCCATCCCCACCGAATACCTGACCGGCCTCTTGCGGACCACGATTGAGTTTTTCGGGCGCCAGCCCCTGGGCCGCTTCCGCTTCGTCACCAAGCACGACGACGTGGCGCCGCTCCTGGACGCCGCGCACAACGGGCACACCCGCTTCCGCTTCAGCCTCAACGCCGCGCCCATAATAAGCAAATACGAGCACCGCACCCCCGGTCTGACGGAAAGGATTGCGGCGGCGGCGCGGGTGGCCGGAGCGGGATACCCGCTGGGCTTCATCATCGCCCCTATCTTCCACTACCCCGCCTGGCGGGAAGACTACGGCGACCTCTTCCGGAGCCTGGCCGCGGCCCTGCCCGCGTCGGCCGCCCAAGACCTCACCTTCGAACTCATCACCCACCGCTTCACCAAACGGGCCAAAGCCAACATCGCCGCCGTCTTTCCCGAGACCAGCCTGCCGCTGGACGAAGAAGAACGCAAGTACAAATACGGTCAGTTCGGCTACGGCAAATACATCTATGACACCGAAACAATGCGGGCCATCGGCGACTATATCTACGAGCAAGTGGCCGCAAACTTCCCTGCGGCCAAAGTGGAATATTTCGTATAAGAAAAGGCCCTTGCTGACGCAAGGGCCTTTTCTTCAAACGCTATTGGTTGGGAGTCGGCTGCTGCCAGCAGGGGCCGTTCCCGGGACCGAAGCCCTGGCCGTTCCCTGGGCCGGATCCGGGGCCTCTGCCCCAATGGCCTCTGCCGAAGCCCCTGCCCATCATGCCGGGGCCATACCCCTGGCTCATCCGATCCTTCATCCAGGCGATCCGCTGATCGGCCTGTTCCTGGGTCATATAGCCGAAGTCAACGTACTTCTGCATGATCGCTTTCCTGGTCTCGAACAGTTGGTCATACAGCGGGGCGAGTTCCTTCTTCTGGTCGTCGGTAAGGGTGATCGCCTGGCGCTGCTGGCCGAAAGGCGGGGTCTGCGCGGGGGCGGCGCTGGCGACCAGCGAGGCGGCCACCACCAGAACCATGGCTGCGAGGGTTACATAGGCGATTGTCTTTTTCATGGCTGTTCCTCCTTGAGGTTTATTTGCTTTTATTATAAAAAACCAGTTTGGCAAAAATATGGCGCAGATGTGACAAAAATGTGAAACATACCGACCGGCCAACAGGGAAAATTACCCATGGCGGCAGGGAATGACCCGCCGGAAACGGAATAATAGACCATACTTACTTCGAACTTACTCCGAAACGAGGTGGCCCGCGTGATAGTGGGTATCGGCATCGACATCATCGACATCGACCGCGTCGGCTTGGCTGTCGAGCGGGGCGGCTTCGCCCGCCGCGTCTTCACCGCCGCCGAGCGCGAATACTGCGACGGGCGGGGCGTGCAGCGGCCCGCTTCCTACGCCGCCCGCTTCGCCGGCAAAGAGGCCGTGATGAAAGCGTTTGGCACCGGTCTGTCGGCGGGAACCTGGCAGGACATCGAGATATTGTCCGGCCCGAACGGGCGGCCGGAGGTAAAACTCCACGGCAACTTCGCGCACCTCGCCGAACAGCTGGGCGTAACGGCTGTCCACGTATCGCTTAGCCACGCCCGCGACTACGCGGCCGCCCAGGCCGTCCTGTGGGGAGGCGGAGAACGTTGAAAATCGCGACAGCGCCGGAAATGCGCCGGATCGACGAACGGGCCGCGAACGAATACGGCCTCGCTGGTCTCGCCCTGATGGAGAACGCGGGTGGCGAGGTGGCCCGCAAGGTCGCCGACATCCTCGGCGGCGCGGCCGACAAAAAAGTATGCATTTTCTGCGGTAAAGGCAACAACGGCGGCGACGGCTTCGTAGCCGCCCGCCACCTGGCAGCGCGGGGCGCCAAAGTCAAGGTCTTCCTGCTGGGGGTGAAAACCGCCGTCGGCGGTGACGCCCTCGCCAACCTCGGCATCCTCCTGAAGATGGGGGCCGAAGTGATCGAAATCGCCGGCGAGCGGGACTGCGACAAAGCGGCCCTGGCGACCGCCTTCGCCGACTGCCTGGTCGACGCCCTGCTCGGCACAGGCTTCAGCGGCGAAGTAAGCGGCGACCTGGCCGCAGTCGTCAAAATAATCAACGCCGCCGGCAAGCCCGTCGTCGCCGTCGACATCCCCACCGGCATCGACGCCGACACCGGACGGGTACGGGGCGTGGCCGTCAGCGCCGCCCACACCGTCACCTTCGGCCTGCCGAAACCGGGGCTGCTTTTTCAGCCCGGCGCGGCCCACGCCGGCACAGTAACGGTCGTCGATATCGGGCTGCCGGCCGCTCTCCTCGCTGACGCCGGCATGCGTCAGAACGCCGTCACCGCCACGCTCGTCCGACGCCTGCTGCCGCCGCGCCGTCCCTGGGCCCACAAAGGCACCGGCGGCCGGGTCGCGCTCGTCGCCGGGTCGCCGGGTCTCACCGGAGCGGCCGCCCTCGCGTCCATGGCGGCGGTGCGCGCCGGGGCCGGCCTGGTCACGGTGGGCATCGCCGCCGGCCTCAACGCCATAATGGAAGTCAAACTCACCGAAGTTATGACCAAGCCGCTGCCGGAGGAAACATGCGGCATCATCGGGCCGGCGGCGGTCGAAGAAATCGCCGCCATCGCCGAAACCGCCGACGTCCTGGCCATCGGCCCGGGGCTCGGCCGTGCCGCCGAAACCGTTGACGCGGTGCGGGAAATCGTCCGGAACGTCCGCTGCCCGCTTGTCATCGACGCCGACGGCCTGAACGCCCTTGCCGGCCACACCGAAAGCCTGCTGGAAACAGAAGCCCTCGCCGTCCTGACGCCCCATCCGGGCGAACTCGCCCGCCTGACCGGACGCCCCCTGCCGGTCATCAACGCCGACCGTCTCGGGGCGGCCCGGGACGCGGCCACCGGCCTCGGCGCCATCGTCGTGCTCAAGGGACCGGGCACAGTCATAGCATATCCTGACGGTGAAGCCTTCATCAACACCACCGGCAACGCCGCTCTCGCCACCGGCGGCACCGGCGACGTCCTCACCGGCGTTATCGCCGCCCTCGTCGCCCAGGGCCTTACCAGCCATGACGCCGCCGTTGCCGGCGTCTACCTGCACGGCCTGGCCGGCGAATTGGCGGCCGGCGCGCGCCTCGCCGGCATGGCGGCCGGTGACCTCCTGCCGGCGCTGCCGGCGGCCATCGCCTCCCTGCACGGCGGCTGAACGAGTTTGCCAACATTTGCGCTTAACGGCATAATTTGCGACTTGCCAATGCATACTTAACCATGATACAGTACAAGCGGGAATCCAGCGATTGACAGGCATAAAACCGTTTCGCCGTATATCAACCTCATTGACATTCGTATATCAATACTCATATAATGATTATATATTACAGTTGTATCGACGTGCATAACCTGAGGCGGGGGTGATGGTGTGGCCGAGTTAAAGCGTATCATGATAAGCATCCCTAACAGTCTTCTGCAGGAAGTCGACGGCTTTATCGCCATGGAGAAGCTCAGTCGGAGCCAGTTCGTGCGGGAAGCCATGCGCCTCTATATCGAGGAACGCAAACGCAAGGCTGTCAGGGATTCGATGCGCAAAGGCTATCAGGAAATGGCCGTCATCAACCTGGCCCTGGCCGAAGAAGGCCTCACCGCCGACGTGGAAGTGTACGAGATGATGCCCACCTTGCTAGTGGAGCGTGAATAGGATGATCGTTAAGCGCGGGGACATTTATTATGCAAACCTGAGTCCGGTGGTCGGATCTGAACAGGGTGGACACCGGCCCGTGCTGGTCATTCAGAACGATGTTGGCAATAAATACAGTCCTACCGTGATCGTCGCCGCCATCACCTCCCAGATTTCCAAGGCGAAATTGCCAACCCACGTTGAGATCAGCGCCAAACAGTTCAACCTCGACAAAGATTCGGTAATACTGCTGGAACAGCTCAGAACAATCGATAAACGCCGCTTGAAAGAGAAAATCACTCATTTGAGCGAAGAAATCATGACGAAAGTGGACGAGGCCATCAGGATAAGCCTGGGGCTCATTCTGCTTTGACCTGAGGATAGGCGCGCGTGTGCCTATTTTTTTAATTTGCCGTCGGGTTACACAACTAAGCGACATATCACGAACAGCCGCCATCAACGCAGCAACCGAGGAGGAATAAAATGCAGCTCTCAAGACTCCGGGCATTCGCCCTGGCCGCGCTCGCGCTGGCGCTAATCATCGCGGCCGGGTGCGGGGCGCCAGCCGCCGACCGAGCCAAAGTGGACAACCTGGTCGTCAACGTCATCGACGTCGGGCAGGGGGACGCCATCCTGATCCGCACCCCCCGGCATGTCACCCTGATCGACAGTGGCGACGTGCCCGCCAGGGACAAGCTCGTCGCCTACATAAAAAAACAAGGCGTCACAACCATCGACACCTTCATCGTCACCCATCCCCACGCCGACCATATCGGCGGCGCCGTCGCCATCCTCGACAATTTCGCCGTCAAGCAGGTTTACGACAGCGGGCAGACGACGACCAGCGCCCTCTACCGTCAATACCTGACCACCGTGCGGAAAAAGAACATTCCCTTCGCGCTGCTTGCCGCCGGTCAGGAAGTCGACATCGGCGGCGCCGCCCTCAAAATATTGAACCCGCCGGTGCCGCCCATCGCCGGCGATGCCGGCCTCAACAACAACTCGATCGTCGCCCGGCTGATCTACGGAAACTTCGCGATGCTGCTTGCCGGCGACGCCGAGCGTGAAGCCGAGGCGGCCATGGTCAAGAAATACGGCGCCGCCGGCCTGAAAAGCCAGGTCCTGAAAAGCGGCCACCACGGCAGCCGTACCTCGTCGTCGCCTGCCTTTATGAAGGCTGTCGCTCCTGAGGCGGCCGTCATCTCCGTGGGAGCGGGGAACGAATACCATCACCCCCACCCGTCGATCCTGAAGCGCTACGGAGATCAAAAGCTGAAACTATACCGCACCGACACCGACGGTACGGTCACGGTCGCCAGCGACGGCAAAACCTACACCATTACCAAGGAGAGATAACATGCGGATCAGGGCGGTAGTGGACAGATTCGAGGACACAAAGGCAGTCCTGCTTGTCGGCGACGCCGAAGCAAGCGTCATCTGGCCGCGGGCGTTCCTCCCGGAAGGAACCGGGGAAGGCGACATCTTGTCGCTGGCCCTCAGCCTCGACGGTGAAGCGACCCGCGCGGCCAGGGCAGAGGCCGAAGACCTGTTGCGAAAATTATTGGACAGCGGCCGTTGATAAAGCCCCATCTGCAACCTCAAAGAGGCGGTATTGCCGTCTCTTCATTTTCCATTTTAGATTTAAATAAAACGTTTACAATCTGACAGCTAGCGTAACATAAAAAATTCGACAGGAAACTGGCAGGAATTTGACTGTAAAAGGCGAACTGTAACATAACACGTCGCAATCAGGGAGGTGTTATGTTGCGCCGCGCCCTCTGTTTCCTGGTAATCTGTGCCGTGATAGCCTTCTCCCCGGCGGTCTACGCGGCCAAAGCCTCTACGTCTTCCGCTGCCTACAAGCCCGGCAGCAGGCTGCTGGCCGTTGTCGGCAAAACCGCCGGTGCCTCAACCGTCCCCGGCGGGCAACAACTGACCAAGATCCGTTGGGCCAACCACATCGACGCCGTCACCGGCGCCGGTAAGCTGCGCCTTGTCATCGACGCGACCGGCCCTATCCAGGCCAAGGGAACGGTTGTCGCCTCCCCCACGCCGCGGCTGATCGTCGACGTCAAGGGTGCGGTGCCGGGTAATACCGACTGCGACATTGACCTTGGCGGTAAGATCGCCGACAGCATCGCCATGAAATCCGAAGACGGTAAGGACACCGTCATCACGGTGGAGATGCCGCTGATGGTCGACGAAAGCGAGTACAAGGTATTCACCCTGAAAAAAGACCCTGCCAACAAAAAACCGTACCGTGTAGTCATCGATATCAACCAGCCTGTGCTCCCGGCGAATTTCAGCTTCACACCGGGCCTTAAAGACAAGCTCATCGTACTCGACCCCGGCCATGGCGGCAGCGACCCCGGGGCGATCGGCTCTGCGGGAACCACGGAAAAGGCCGTTAACCTTGCCGTGACCCTGAAGGTCAAGGCGCTCCTCGCCAAAGCGGGCGCCAAAGTAATCCTGACCCATCAGGACGACAGTGACGTCTTCGGCCCCAACGCTTCGGCCGTCGACGAACTCAAGGCGCGGGCAACCGTCGCCAACGTCAAAAAAGCCGACATCTTCGTCAGCATCCACTCCAACGCCGCCTTGAACCGCGGGGCCGAAGGCACCTCTACATATTACTATCAAAAAACCCGCTACGACTCGCTCCTGGCGAGAAATCTCCAGGCAGCGATGATCGAGACGGGCGGCCTGGAGGATAAAGGGACCCTGCCGGCGAACTTCTACGTGATCAAGCGCACCGTCATGCCGGCCGCGCTCGTCGAACTCGCTTTTCTGTCCAATCCGGCCGAGGAAAAACTGCTGGCCAATCCCCAGTTCCAACTTAAGATGGCCGAAGGCATCGTCGAGGGCATGGAAAGGTTCTTCGCCCAGGCGGCCACCAAGGGGGGTGCACAATAATGCCTAGACGCAGCAAATACATCGCGCTATTGATCGCGCTCCTCCTCGTGCTGTTCGCGGCGGGCTGTCAGCCCGACCAGGCCGCCACCGCCCCGCCGGCACCCGTCAAGGCGCCTGAACAGCATCCATCCCCGCCGGCTCCCGCGACAATGTCCGTCACCGTATACTTTGCCACCAAAGACGCCTCGTTCCTCGTCCCCGAGACCCGCATCCTCCCGAAAAACGACCACCCCATCCGGACAGCCATCGAGCAACTCCTGGGCGAACCGAAAAACGCCGCGCTTGTCCGGGCTCTGCCGGAAGGGACCAAACTCAAAGGCATAACCGTCAAGGACCATATCGCCTACGTCGACTTCAACGACAAACTCATCAAGAACGGCAGCGGCGGCTCGGCCGGCGAACTGCTGGCAGTGGGCGCCATCGTCAACACCCTGACGGAATTCGCCGATATCGAACAGGTCCAGATCATGGTGGAAGGCAAAAAAGTCAACACTCTGTACGGCCACGTCGACACCAGCGAGCCCCTCAGCAGGTCGGAAAAAATCGTTAAAAAGACCTTGTGAGCCGGGGGATCATCTGGTAAAATAAGACTGCAACCGCATACCGAACCACTAGGGGAGCGAAATGCTGAGAGGCCGCAGGCCGACCCTTGGAACCTGATTTCTGGTTAATACCAGCGTAGGGAAGTGGGTTTCACCAGGCAACTGGCAGCCATCTGACCTTTCGTTAGATGGCTGTTTTGTTTTCACGTACAAATTGACAGGAGGATTGCCATGACTACTCAGATGAAGTTGGCCCTCAATGGGCAGATTACCCCGGCGATGGCGGCGGTCGCGGCCCAGGAAGGACTCGCGCCGGAGACTATCCGCGAACGGGTCGCGGCCGGCACGGTGACGATATGCGCCAACATCAACCACGCCAGCCTCAAGCCGCGGGGCTTCGGCCTCGGCCTTAAGACCAAAGTCAACGCCAATATCGGCACATCAAGCGCCTACCCCGCCGTCGAGCCCGAACTGGCCAAACTCCAGGCTGCTATCGACGCCGGAGCAGACGCCGTTATGGATCTCAGCACCGGCGACGACATCGACTTTTCCCGCAAGGAGATCATCAAACACTCCACCGTCCCGGTGGGCACGGTGCCCATCTACCAGGCCACCGTCGAGGCGATCAAAAGCAGGGGCTCGATCGTCGACATGACGGCCGACGACCTCTTCAACACCATCGAAAAGCACGCCAAGGACGGCGCCGACTTCATGACCATCCACTGCGGCATCACCCAGGCCAGCATCGCCAGACTGCGCCAGCAAGGACGGGTCACCGACATCGTCAGCCGCGGCGGCTCCTTCATCACCGGCTGGATGCTCCACAACGACAAGGAAAATCCCCTCTACGAGCGTTACGACGAACTTATGGACATCTGCGCCGCCTACGACGTCACCATCAGCCTTGGCGACGGCCTGCGGCCCGGCTGCATCGCCGACGCCACCGACCGCGCCCAGATCGAGGAACTGCTCACCCTCGGCGAACTCGTCGACCGGGCGTGGGCCAAGGGCGTCCAGGTGCTCGTCGAGGGCCCCGGCCATGTCCCCTACAATCAGATCGAAGCCAACATCAAGCTGCAGAAGCAGATCTGCAAAGGTGCCCCCTTCTACGTTCTCGGCCCGCTCGTCACCGACGTCGCCCCCGGCTACGACCACATCACCGCCGCCATCGGCGGCACGCTGGCCGCCGCCGCCGGCGCCGACTTCCTCTGCTACGTCACCCCGGCCGAGCATCTTGGCCTGCCGACCATCGACGATGTGCGCGAAGGAGTCATCGCCTCCCGCATCGCCGGCCACGCCGCCGACCTCGTCAAAGGCGTCAAGGGCGCGTGGGAATGGGACCTGTCCATGGCCAAGGCCCGCAAAGCCCTCGACTGGGAAAAACAGATCGAACTTGCCATCGACCCCGTCAAAGCGGGCCGCCGCCGCAGCGAACGCAACCCCGGCGGCGCCGAGGCGTGCTCGATGTGCGGCAACTACTGCGCCATGAAGATCGTCAGCGAGTACCTCGGCAAACCGATCGAAAAATGCTAATCAAAAAGAGCGCTCCGCGTTAGCGGGGCGCTCTTTTTGTCGCCAAGTTTTGGCGGACGCTACTCGTTAATATACACCCTCGGCACCCGCGCGCTCACCGCGCAGGCCAACTCGTAAT is a window of Selenomonadales bacterium 4137-cl DNA encoding:
- a CDS encoding ComEC/Rec2 family competence protein, with product MQLSRLRAFALAALALALIIAAGCGAPAADRAKVDNLVVNVIDVGQGDAILIRTPRHVTLIDSGDVPARDKLVAYIKKQGVTTIDTFIVTHPHADHIGGAVAILDNFAVKQVYDSGQTTTSALYRQYLTTVRKKNIPFALLAAGQEVDIGGAALKILNPPVPPIAGDAGLNNNSIVARLIYGNFAMLLAGDAEREAEAAMVKKYGAAGLKSQVLKSGHHGSRTSSSPAFMKAVAPEAAVISVGAGNEYHHPHPSILKRYGDQKLKLYRTDTDGTVTVASDGKTYTITKER
- a CDS encoding YckD family protein is translated as MKKTIAYVTLAAMVLVVAASLVASAAPAQTPPFGQQRQAITLTDDQKKELAPLYDQLFETRKAIMQKYVDFGYMTQEQADQRIAWMKDRMSQGYGPGMMGRGFGRGHWGRGPGSGPGNGQGFGPGNGPCWQQPTPNQ
- the splB gene encoding spore photoproduct lyase; its protein translation is MQRFVPARAYFEPAAMEYPLGRKLYDSLRAMKVPVQLTGSHNRVTGLPGKTAGEAYREAKRTLVVGVRKSADFATCKPSANYQLPLNTSCPGMCEYCYLATTLGRRPYLRVYVNIEDILAKAGAYMAARAPQITVFEGAATSDPIPTEYLTGLLRTTIEFFGRQPLGRFRFVTKHDDVAPLLDAAHNGHTRFRFSLNAAPIISKYEHRTPGLTERIAAAARVAGAGYPLGFIIAPIFHYPAWREDYGDLFRSLAAALPASAAQDLTFELITHRFTKRAKANIAAVFPETSLPLDEEERKYKYGQFGYGKYIYDTETMRAIGDYIYEQVAANFPAAKVEYFV
- a CDS encoding NAD(P)H-hydrate dehydratase; the encoded protein is MKIATAPEMRRIDERAANEYGLAGLALMENAGGEVARKVADILGGAADKKVCIFCGKGNNGGDGFVAARHLAARGAKVKVFLLGVKTAVGGDALANLGILLKMGAEVIEIAGERDCDKAALATAFADCLVDALLGTGFSGEVSGDLAAVVKIINAAGKPVVAVDIPTGIDADTGRVRGVAVSAAHTVTFGLPKPGLLFQPGAAHAGTVTVVDIGLPAALLADAGMRQNAVTATLVRRLLPPRRPWAHKGTGGRVALVAGSPGLTGAAALASMAAVRAGAGLVTVGIAAGLNAIMEVKLTEVMTKPLPEETCGIIGPAAVEEIAAIAETADVLAIGPGLGRAAETVDAVREIVRNVRCPLVIDADGLNALAGHTESLLETEALAVLTPHPGELARLTGRPLPVINADRLGAARDAATGLGAIVVLKGPGTVIAYPDGEAFINTTGNAALATGGTGDVLTGVIAALVAQGLTSHDAAVAGVYLHGLAGELAAGARLAGMAAGDLLPALPAAIASLHGG
- a CDS encoding N-acetylmuramoyl-L-alanine amidase, producing the protein MLRRALCFLVICAVIAFSPAVYAAKASTSSAAYKPGSRLLAVVGKTAGASTVPGGQQLTKIRWANHIDAVTGAGKLRLVIDATGPIQAKGTVVASPTPRLIVDVKGAVPGNTDCDIDLGGKIADSIAMKSEDGKDTVITVEMPLMVDESEYKVFTLKKDPANKKPYRVVIDINQPVLPANFSFTPGLKDKLIVLDPGHGGSDPGAIGSAGTTEKAVNLAVTLKVKALLAKAGAKVILTHQDDSDVFGPNASAVDELKARATVANVKKADIFVSIHSNAALNRGAEGTSTYYYQKTRYDSLLARNLQAAMIETGGLEDKGTLPANFYVIKRTVMPAALVELAFLSNPAEEKLLANPQFQLKMAEGIVEGMERFFAQAATKGGAQ
- a CDS encoding ribbon-helix-helix protein, CopG family; this encodes MAELKRIMISIPNSLLQEVDGFIAMEKLSRSQFVREAMRLYIEERKRKAVRDSMRKGYQEMAVINLALAEEGLTADVEVYEMMPTLLVERE
- a CDS encoding DUF3006 domain-containing protein — encoded protein: MRIRAVVDRFEDTKAVLLVGDAEASVIWPRAFLPEGTGEGDILSLALSLDGEATRAARAEAEDLLRKLLDSGR
- a CDS encoding type II toxin-antitoxin system PemK/MazF family toxin, translating into MIVKRGDIYYANLSPVVGSEQGGHRPVLVIQNDVGNKYSPTVIVAAITSQISKAKLPTHVEISAKQFNLDKDSVILLEQLRTIDKRRLKEKITHLSEEIMTKVDEAIRISLGLILL
- the acpS gene encoding holo-ACP synthase, giving the protein MIVGIGIDIIDIDRVGLAVERGGFARRVFTAAEREYCDGRGVQRPASYAARFAGKEAVMKAFGTGLSAGTWQDIEILSGPNGRPEVKLHGNFAHLAEQLGVTAVHVSLSHARDYAAAQAVLWGGGER
- the thiC gene encoding phosphomethylpyrimidine synthase ThiC, giving the protein MTTQMKLALNGQITPAMAAVAAQEGLAPETIRERVAAGTVTICANINHASLKPRGFGLGLKTKVNANIGTSSAYPAVEPELAKLQAAIDAGADAVMDLSTGDDIDFSRKEIIKHSTVPVGTVPIYQATVEAIKSRGSIVDMTADDLFNTIEKHAKDGADFMTIHCGITQASIARLRQQGRVTDIVSRGGSFITGWMLHNDKENPLYERYDELMDICAAYDVTISLGDGLRPGCIADATDRAQIEELLTLGELVDRAWAKGVQVLVEGPGHVPYNQIEANIKLQKQICKGAPFYVLGPLVTDVAPGYDHITAAIGGTLAAAAGADFLCYVTPAEHLGLPTIDDVREGVIASRIAGHAADLVKGVKGAWEWDLSMAKARKALDWEKQIELAIDPVKAGRRRSERNPGGAEACSMCGNYCAMKIVSEYLGKPIEKC
- a CDS encoding GerMN domain-containing protein; amino-acid sequence: MPRRSKYIALLIALLLVLFAAGCQPDQAATAPPAPVKAPEQHPSPPAPATMSVTVYFATKDASFLVPETRILPKNDHPIRTAIEQLLGEPKNAALVRALPEGTKLKGITVKDHIAYVDFNDKLIKNGSGGSAGELLAVGAIVNTLTEFADIEQVQIMVEGKKVNTLYGHVDTSEPLSRSEKIVKKTL